The sequence TCCGCGAGCATGTCGAGCCGGGCGCCACCCTCTACACGGACGAGGCGAGAGCCTACAAGGGGATGCCCGAGTTCGATCACGAGGCGGTCAATCACAGCGTCGGCGAGTACGTCGACGGGATGGCGCACACCAACGGAATCGAGAGCTTCTGGTCCATGCTGAAGCGGGCGCACAAAGGCACGTTCCACAAGATCAGCCCGAAGCATCTTGACCGCTACGTCCATGAGTTCGCCGGCAAGCACAACATCAGGGACTCAGGAACTCTCGTCCAAATGCGGGATACCGTCGCCCGCTTGGTCGGCCGCCGGCTCCTCTACCGCGACCTTATCGCGGACAACGGGCTTTCGTCGGGTTCCGGGGCGTAGCGGCTCCGTCCTACGGAACAGCGCCTTCGCCAGCGTCTCCGGCGTCGCGCCCACAAGGTCACGGGCCGGGTCGAGCACGGGCTTTCCTCGCGTCATGGCGCCGCCCTCCAGGCGACCTCAGGCGGGTAGCGGTCCTCGCACCTCACACGCCCAACTCCCTGCGGCGGTCTT is a genomic window of Chloroflexota bacterium containing:
- a CDS encoding IS1595 family transposase, which translates into the protein KRKELAGTGRGAVGKTAVIGVKDRESGEVRAEVIESTDGETLKGFVREHVEPGATLYTDEARAYKGMPEFDHEAVNHSVGEYVDGMAHTNGIESFWSMLKRAHKGTFHKISPKHLDRYVHEFAGKHNIRDSGTLVQMRDTVARLVGRRLLYRDLIADNGLSSGSGA